One Malania oleifera isolate guangnan ecotype guangnan chromosome 9, ASM2987363v1, whole genome shotgun sequence DNA segment encodes these proteins:
- the LOC131164799 gene encoding pentatricopeptide repeat-containing protein At4g17616, with protein sequence MALLLTKERLLHSHFMKICSSALRTISGSLFVPSNEIFRRASQVSDPSRKQYHNPLRQNFPTCIPPGKLSREGSSCGVLLRKLEIALKDHQVDEAWEVFNDYKSLYGFPNRPLVGRLITELSYSSNHQWLRKASDLVFFISKEKRSDLLQLDFLTKLFLSLARAQMPIPATRILWLMLEKHCLPPVSVLSLAVLHMVKTEIGSHLVSNFLVETCNSFQCPGAEKSNPAKLVKLDTMIFNLVLDACVRFGLSFKGQQIIELMAQERVVADAHSIVIIAQIHEMNGLRDEVKKFKDHIDRVSVPFVRHYRQFYDSLLSLHFKFNDVDAASGLVLDLYRCREPLPVQNDRKDSCKPCFVPIGSQYLREGLKIEIAAELLQKDSVLNVKSKQELIMFKNGKFVLTNRALAKFINMYKSSRRISELSKLILAIQKALYSLEEASLCSDVINACICLGWLETAHDILDDMESERAFMGYTTYMSLLKAYCRAKMFRQAKALLKQMRKVGFVINLSDEMVISTCLSEVLDKGIPCVKASASKGKLELAEFVLLEVQEEHRKMPPVVYELNSSIYFFCKARMIEDALKTYRRMQDAKIQPTVQTFANLVYGYSSWKMYREITILWGDIKRNLQSGTSVVNRDLYEFLLLNFLRGGYFERVMEIIDYMHERSMYPDKCKYKNEFLKFHKDLYRNLKAIKARTEAQGKRIEHVKAFRKWVGIG encoded by the coding sequence ATGGCACTATTGTTGACAAAAGAACGATTACTGCATTCCCATTTCATGAAAATCTGTTCTTCTGCTTTAAGAACAATTTCTGGCAGTCTCTTTGTCCCCAGCAACGAAATTTTCAGAAGGGCATCTCAAGTATCAGATCCGAGCCGTAAACAGTATCATAATCCACTCCGCCAAAATTTTCCCACTTGTATTCCGCCAGGAAAGTTATCTCGGGAAGGTTCTTCTTGTGGGGTTTTGCTGAGAAAGCTAGAAATTGCTCTGAAGGATCATCAAGTGGATGAAGCATGGGAAGTTTTTAATGACTATAAGAGCTTGTATGGTTTCCCTAATCGCCCCCTTGTGGGTCGGTTGATCACTGAATTGTCCTATTCATCGAATCATCAATGGCTTCGGAAGGCAAGtgatttagttttttttatttcaaaagagAAAAGATCAGATTTGCTTCAGCTTGATTTTCTAACTAAGCTCTTTCTCTCCTTAGCTAGGGCTCAAATGCCTATTCCTGCAACTAGGATTCTCTGGTTGATGCTGGAGAAGCACTGTTTACCCCCTGTGAGTGTATTGTCTTTAGCTGTTCTACATATGGTAAAGACAGAGATTGGGTCACATCTTGTGTCCAATTTCTTGGTTGAGACTTGTAATAGTTTTCAATGCCCTGGTGCGGAGAAATCTAATCCTGCCAAACTGGTGAAACTAGATACTATGATCTTTAATCTTGTTCTTGATGCTTGTGTGAGGTTTGGATTATCTTTCAAGGGCCAGCAGATCATAGAATTGATGGCACAAGAAAGGGTTGTTGCCGATGCACACTCTATTGTTATTATTGCCCAGATTCATGAGATGAATGGTCTAAGGGATGAGGTGAAGAAATTTAAGGATCATATTGATCGAGTTTCTGTCCCTTTTGTTCGTCACTATCGACAATTCTATGATAGCCTGCTGAGCTTGCACTTTAAGTTCAATGATGTTGATGCTGCTTCGGGGCTTGTGTTGGATCTGTATAGATGCCGGGAACCTCTTCCTGTTCAAAATGATAGGAAGGACTCCTGTAAGCCTTGCTTTGTTCCCATTGGGTCACAATATCTGAGGGAAGGATTGAAAATAGAGATTGCAGCTGAGTTGCTGCAGAAGGATTCTGTCCTCAATGTGAAAAGCAAACAAGAGCTTATTATGtttaaaaatggaaaatttgTACTAACCAATAGGGCACTGGCCAAGTTCATCAATATGTACAAGAGTAGTAGGAGGATTAGTGAGCTGTCAAAGCTTATCCTTGCTATTCAGAAGGCATTATACTCATTAGAGGAAGCCAGTTTATGCTCTGATGTGATCAATGCTTGTATTTGTTTGGGTTGGTTGGAGACTGCTCATGACATTTTGGATGACATGGAATCAGAAAGGGCCTTCATGGGTTACACTACGTATATGTCACTCTTAAAAGCCTACTGCAGGGCTAAGATGTTTAGGCAAGCAAAGGCACTGCTAAAACAAATGAGAAAGGTTGGCTTTGTCATTAATCTGTCTGATGAGATGGTCATCTCCACTTGTCTGTCAGAAGTACTAGATAAAGGTATCCCATGTGTAAAAGCATCAGCTTCCAAAGGAAAACTAGAATTGGCTGAGTTTGTGCTCTTGGAAGTGCAAGAGGAGCATAGAAAGATGCCTCCTGTAGTTTATGAGTTGAATTCTTCTATTTACTTCTTTTGCAAGGCCAGAATGATAGAGGATGCTTTAAAGACGTATCGAAGAATGCAAGATGCAAAAATTCAACCCACAGTACAAACTTTTGCTAATCTGGTATATGGGTATTCTTCCTGGAAAATGTATCGTGAAATCACGATTTTATGGGGGGACATTAAAAGGAATCTACAGAGTGGTACTTCAGTTGTAAACAGAGATCTGTATGAGTTCTTGTTATTGAATTTCCTTCGAGGAGGTTATTTTGAGAGAGTGATGGAGATCATTGATTACATGCATGAGCGTAGTATGTACCCAGACAAGTGTAAGTATAAAAATgaatttctaaagtttcataaggATCTTTACAGGAACTTAAAAGCAATAAAGGCTAGAACTGAGGCCCAAGGCAAGAGGATTGAGCATGTTAAGGCATTCAGGAAATGGGTTGGCATTGGTTGA